In Chitinophaga nivalis, a single genomic region encodes these proteins:
- the nuoL gene encoding NADH-quinone oxidoreductase subunit L, translating into MFPALIPAIPFLSACILMLCWRRIGRTAVTVVGCGSIALSALVALVIVGQLAANGQQPVVQHVWNWLQAGGFTAGIDLRIDALSAMFVLVITLVGFLIHVYATGYMADDPDYSRFFACMNLFVGAMLVLVMADNLLLLYFGWEGVGLCSYLLIGFWYKDPANNYAARKAFIVTRVGDTAMAIALFLLFQYTGTLEIPGILSSAAQQWTTGSPMVTLIACLLLGGAVGKSAQLPLQTWLPDAMAGPTPVSALIHAATMVTAGVYLLARTHTLFELAPDAQAATAIIGAVTLVLAGFSALVQTDIKRVLAYSTVSQIGYMFLALGCGAWSAAVFHFVTHAFFKALLFMSAGAIIVALHHEQDLFKMGGLKKQLKAVYWVFLIGAASLAAIPFVTAGFYSKDQIIWLAWSAAGGHPALWVAALLGALLTGMYTFRMFFLVFYGDAKTHVHHLPGKAMMIPLYILAVLSVVAGFVELPHTLGHLTLVTDWLLPVLPQVTVVQESAALEWLSQGISALLALSGIGLAYTWVIRRPKGMSDFLEMPALEWFRGHWARGWDFDRLYDVLLVHPFVYLSRVNRKDLVDRLYTGIARLMEVCHQLLARTQSGILRWYILGVVLGAVAILSVLIWRIYE; encoded by the coding sequence ATGTTCCCTGCACTCATCCCCGCTATTCCATTTCTAAGTGCCTGTATCCTGATGCTGTGCTGGCGCCGCATCGGACGTACAGCCGTTACCGTAGTCGGATGCGGTAGTATTGCCTTGTCAGCTTTGGTAGCCCTGGTAATAGTTGGGCAACTGGCGGCAAACGGTCAGCAGCCTGTTGTACAGCATGTCTGGAACTGGCTGCAGGCAGGTGGATTTACAGCGGGTATAGACCTGCGCATAGATGCCCTGTCGGCTATGTTTGTGCTGGTAATTACGCTGGTGGGATTCCTGATACATGTATATGCCACAGGCTATATGGCAGATGATCCGGATTACAGCCGCTTCTTTGCCTGTATGAATTTATTTGTGGGGGCTATGCTGGTATTGGTGATGGCAGATAATTTATTGTTGCTTTATTTCGGCTGGGAAGGCGTGGGGCTGTGCAGTTATCTGCTGATCGGTTTCTGGTATAAAGATCCGGCCAATAATTACGCCGCCCGTAAAGCATTTATTGTCACAAGGGTCGGAGATACTGCGATGGCAATTGCCCTGTTCCTCCTGTTCCAGTATACCGGTACCTTAGAGATCCCGGGGATCCTAAGTAGTGCAGCACAGCAATGGACAACAGGCAGTCCTATGGTAACGCTTATTGCTTGCCTGTTGCTGGGAGGAGCAGTTGGCAAATCAGCCCAGCTGCCATTACAAACCTGGCTTCCTGATGCCATGGCTGGTCCTACGCCGGTGAGCGCGCTGATTCATGCGGCTACGATGGTAACGGCCGGGGTATATCTGCTGGCGCGTACCCACACCCTTTTTGAACTGGCGCCGGATGCACAGGCGGCTACGGCAATTATTGGCGCCGTGACGCTGGTACTGGCGGGTTTCAGCGCGCTGGTACAAACAGATATTAAAAGAGTGCTGGCCTATTCTACGGTGAGCCAGATCGGTTATATGTTCCTGGCACTGGGATGCGGGGCCTGGTCGGCGGCCGTTTTTCATTTTGTTACCCATGCTTTTTTCAAAGCCTTGTTGTTTATGAGTGCAGGCGCCATCATTGTGGCTTTGCATCATGAACAGGATCTATTTAAGATGGGAGGATTGAAGAAACAGCTGAAAGCGGTTTACTGGGTTTTCCTGATCGGAGCCGCTTCGCTGGCAGCCATTCCTTTTGTTACGGCCGGCTTTTATAGTAAAGACCAGATTATCTGGCTGGCGTGGTCCGCAGCGGGCGGCCATCCTGCCTTATGGGTGGCAGCATTGCTCGGCGCCTTGCTGACAGGCATGTATACTTTCCGTATGTTCTTCCTGGTATTTTATGGAGATGCCAAAACACATGTGCATCACCTTCCCGGAAAAGCCATGATGATACCGTTATATATACTGGCCGTTTTATCTGTGGTAGCTGGTTTTGTAGAGCTGCCACATACACTGGGGCATCTTACGCTGGTAACCGATTGGTTATTGCCGGTATTGCCACAGGTAACCGTTGTGCAGGAATCGGCTGCGCTGGAGTGGTTGTCGCAGGGCATATCGGCCTTACTGGCGCTGAGCGGTATCGGCCTGGCCTATACCTGGGTCATCCGCCGGCCTAAAGGGATGTCGGACTTCCTGGAGATGCCGGCGCTGGAGTGGTTCCGCGGGCACTGGGCGAGAGGATGGGATTTCGACCGGTTGTACGATGTACTGTTGGTACACCCCTTTGTATACTTGTCCAGGGTAAACCGGAAAGATCTGGTAGACCGCCTTTACACGGGTATTGCCCGGTTAATGGAAGTATGTCATCAGCTGCTGGCACGTACCCAAAGCGGTATTCTCCGCTGGTATATCCTGGGTGTGGTATTGGGAGCAGTAGCTATTTTATCGGTATTGATCTGGCGGATCTATGAATAA